In Tessaracoccus sp. MC1865, the DNA window GACGCACTCCGGTGCGAAGAAGCGGTTCAAGATGACGGGCACTGGCAAGATCCGTCGTGCTCAGGCCAACCTCGGCCACCTCAACGAGACCTTCGGCTCGACGCGCCTGCGTCGCCTGAAGGGCACCGCCCAGGTGTCCAAGGCCGACGTCAAGTCGGTGCGCAAGCTGCTCGGCAAGCACAAGGGCCGCTGATCCCGCACGCTGAACCCGGCCCAGGCCGGGGCTCAAGCCGGGACGCAGTTCCCACCCCACCATCTTTCTGAATCACACACACCACCCAAGGAGTCACCATGGCACGCGTGAAGCGTTCGGTGAACGCGCTCAAGAAGCGCCGCGAAGTTCTCGAGCAGGCGAAGGGTTACCGCGGCCAGCGGTCGCGTCTGTACCGCAAGGCAAAGGAGCAGCTGCTCCACTCGTACACCTACGCCTACCGCGACCGTCGCGCCAAGAAGGGCGACTTCCGCGGCCTCTGGATCCAGCGCATCAACGCTGCCGTCCGCGCCGAGGGCATGACCTACAACCGTTTCATCAACGGCCTGAAGAACGCCGGTGTCGAGGTGGATCGCAAGATCCTCGCCGACCTTGCCGTCAACGACATCACGGCGTTCAACGCCCTCGTCGCCGTCGCCAAGGACAACCAGCCCGCTGCAGCCGCCTGAAAGCGGACTCAGTGACCCTTCGACCGGACGCAGCCCCCGGCCTTCCCGCCTCGGTGCTGCGTTCGGTTCGTCGTTTGACGGGGCGACGCGGCCGCGACACGGCCGGGCTCTTCCTGGCCGAGGGCCGACAGGCCGTGCGCGAGGCGCTGGCCGTCGGTTCGCTGGTGGAGGAGGTCATCGTCGATGACCCCGCCAAACACGCCGATCTGCTCGACGCCGTGAACGTGCCCGTGTGGCAGGCCACGGACCAGCAGATGCGCACGCTGAGCGACACGGTCACCCCGCAGGGGATCGTGGCGGTCTGCCGCCAGTTGTCGTTCGGCTGGGAGGACGTCACCGACGCCCGCCTCCTCGTGATCTGCGCGCAGGTCCGGGACCCGGGCAACGCCGGCACCGTGATCCGCTGCGCGGACGCCTTCGGCGCCGACGGCGTGATCCTCACCACGGGAAGCGTCGAGATCTACAACCCCAAGACGGTGCGCTCCACCGTCGGCAGCCTCTTCCACCTCCCCATCCTCACCGGGGTGCCACTCGCTGAGGCGGTAGCCAAGGTCAAGGCCATGGGCATGACGGTGCTGGCGGCCGACGGCGACGGGGACCCGCTCGACCTGAAGGCCGCCGCCGGCGAACTCAGCGGCCCTGTGGCCTGGATCATGGGCAACGAGGCATGGGGACTGCCCGAAGAAGACCGTGAGTTGGCCGACGAGGTGGTCGCCGTGCCAATGTGGGGTGGGGCGGAGA includes these proteins:
- the rpmI gene encoding 50S ribosomal protein L35, whose translation is MPKMKTHSGAKKRFKMTGTGKIRRAQANLGHLNETFGSTRLRRLKGTAQVSKADVKSVRKLLGKHKGR
- the rplT gene encoding 50S ribosomal protein L20, giving the protein MARVKRSVNALKKRREVLEQAKGYRGQRSRLYRKAKEQLLHSYTYAYRDRRAKKGDFRGLWIQRINAAVRAEGMTYNRFINGLKNAGVEVDRKILADLAVNDITAFNALVAVAKDNQPAAAA
- a CDS encoding RNA methyltransferase, giving the protein MTLRPDAAPGLPASVLRSVRRLTGRRGRDTAGLFLAEGRQAVREALAVGSLVEEVIVDDPAKHADLLDAVNVPVWQATDQQMRTLSDTVTPQGIVAVCRQLSFGWEDVTDARLLVICAQVRDPGNAGTVIRCADAFGADGVILTTGSVEIYNPKTVRSTVGSLFHLPILTGVPLAEAVAKVKAMGMTVLAADGDGDPLDLKAAAGELSGPVAWIMGNEAWGLPEEDRELADEVVAVPMWGGAESLNLSSAAAVCLYATASAQRRSSAG